The window TTCTTCTCCGCGGCAGAAACCGCGATCACGTCCCTGACGGATTCGGCGGTCTTCCGCATGAAAAGCGAGGGCCGGAAGGGCGCCGAGCGCCTGGAGCGCCTGCGCGCGGACCTGCCGAAGACTCTGGGGACGCTCCTGGTCGGGAACACGCTCGTGAACGCGGCCGCCGGCTCCCTCGGCGCGGGCCTCGCGATCTCGGCCTTCGGCGAGAAGTGGGGTGTCCTCGCCGCAACCGTCCTCACGACGATCCTCCTCCTCGTCGTCTCGGAGGTCACGCCCAAGACGCTCGCCGCCCGCCGGCCCGAGGCGCTCGCCATCCTTTTCGTCGGCCCCGTCGAGACTTTCGTGAGGCTCCTGTCCCCCGCGACGATCTTCTTCTCGGCCATCGCCCGATGGATCCTCGGGCCGTTCGGCGTCGGGGAGTCCGCGGACGTCACCGAGGCGGACGTCAAGAGCGTCATCTCGCTCTCGCGCGAGCAGGGCGGTCTCAAGCGCGAGGAGAGCGACCTCCTGCACGCCGTTCTCGCGTTCGGCGACACGCCGGTACGCGACGCGATGGTGCCGGGGGCCCGGATCGTCTCGCTCGACGTCGCGTCGTCGTTCGAGCGGGTCGAGGCGGTCTGCCGCGAGCACCGTTACAGCCGCTACCCCGTCACGCGAGGCCACGAGGACGAGGTCATCGGGGTCCTCCACGTAAAGGACCTCTTCGACGTGACGGACGCCGACGAGGCGACCTTCGACCTTTCGCGCTACCTGCGGCCCGCCGTGTTCGTCCCCGAGCTGAAGCGCGCCGAGGACCTCCTGCGCGAGATGCGGCGCCGCCGCTTCCACATGGCGGTCGTCGTGGCCGAGAGCGGCGCCGTCGCCGGTCTCGTCACGCTGGAGGACCTCATCGAGCAGATCGTCGGAGACATCTTCGACGAGCACGACGAGCCCGCGCGGCCGCCCGTGGCCGAGGGGACCTCCCTGCTCGTCGAAGGAGGGTATCCTCTGGCCTCACTCGAGCGGGACCTCGCCGTCTCGTTCGACGACCCGGAGGCCGAGACGGTCGCCGGATTCCTCCTCCGCAAGTTCGGACGCATCCCCCGCGCGGGCGCTCGCACCCGCGCGGGCGGCGTCGAGTTCCTCATCGAGCGCGCCACTCCCCGGGCCATCGAGCGCGTTCGCATTCTCCGACCGGACGCGCCGCGGCCCGCGGACGACGCCGACAACCGAAAGGCGACCCCATCGTGACCCCGAAGAACCGCATCGTGACCCTCGTCCCCGGCGACGGCATCGGCCCCGAGATCACGGCCGCCGTCGTGGAGATCCTCGCGGCCGCCGGCGCCCCCATCACGTGGGAGCGCCACGACGCCGGGGAGGTCGCGTTCCGCGACACGGGCAATCCGCTTCCACCCGACATCGTGGCCTCCATTCACCGCACCAAGGTCTGTCTCAAGGGCCCGGTCACGACCCCGATCGGCGGCGGCTACAAGAGCGTGAACGTCTCGCTTCGCCAGGCCCTCGACCTCTACGCGAACCTCCGTCCCGTGAAGAACCTCCCGAACGTCGCCTCGCGATACGGGGACCTCGACCTCGTCGTCGTCCGCGAGAACACCGAGGATCTCTACTCGGGCATCGAGCACGTCGTCGTGCCGGGTGTCGTCGAGTCCATCAAGATCATCACGGAAAAGGCCTCCACGCGCATCGCGCGCTTCGCCTTCGAGTACGCCCGCACGCACGGCCGCCGGCGCATCACGGCCGTCCACAAGGCGAACATCATGAAGCTCTCGGACGGTCTCTTCCTCGACTGCTTCCGCACGGTGGCGAAGGAATACGCGGACATCCAGGCCGACGACGTCATCGTGGACGCCGCGTGCATGAAGCTCGTCATGAACCCGAAGCAGTTCGACATGCTGCTGCTCGAAAACCTCTACGGCGACATCATCAGCGACCTCGCCTCCGGGCTCGTCGGCGGGCTCGGCATCACGCCCGGCGCCAACCTCGGAACGCAGTGCGCGGTGTTCGAGTCGGTGCACGGCTCGGCGCCCGACATCGCGGGCAAGGGCATCGCGAACCCCACCGCCCTTCTCCTCTCGGCGACCATGCTCCTCCGCCACATCGGCGAGGACGAACGCGCCGCGCGCATCGAGAAGGCCCTCAACGCCGCGATGGCCGACGGCAGCGCGAAGACGCGCGACGTCGGCGGGACCGCGACGACCGCCGCTTACGCCCAGGCGGTCATCGCCCGCCTCTGATGCCGAAGGTCGTCTTCCTGAACGAGGGCCGCCGCTCCGAGGTGGCCGCCGGCACGACCGTCCTCGCGGCCGCCGACGCGCTGCGCGTCCCGATCGGCCGCGTCTGCGGCGGCGGGGGCACGTGCTCGACGTGCCGCGTCGAGGTCGTGGCCGGGTCCGAGAATCTCTCTCCAATCGGGGAGAACGAGATCGCCTACGACCTCGGACCGAACGTGCGACTCGCGTGCCAGGCGCATGTGCTCGGCGACGTCGGCGTCCGGGTCCTCGTGATCCCGCGCGCCCTGGTGGTGTGACGTGAGCCGCCCCTCCGTCCGCCGCGCGCTCAAGCGCTCCGGGGTCGTCCTGCCGCCCCGGCCTCCGCGCACGGGGCCGCGCAACCTCGGCAGGGTCCCGCCGCCGAAGATCTTCCTTCCCGGCGAGAGCGCCGAGGCGGGAGTCGTCGACTTCTCCGCGATCTTCGGGCGGACCGCGCCCGTCGAGATGGAGATCGGCGTCGGCAAGGGCCGCTTCCTCCTCGGCGCCGCGGCCGCGGACCGGGAGCGCGACTTCTTCGGCCTCGAGATCGAGGCGGAGTACGCGGCGATCGTGCGGGTGCGGGCGGAGCGCGCGGGCCTCACGAACGTCCGCGTGGAGCGGCTCGACGGCAAGGCATTCGTGCGCGCGCGCCTCGCCGCCGGCTGCCTCGCGGCGCTGCACGTCTACTTCCCGGACCCGTGGCCCAAGAAGCGGCACCACAAGCGCCGCCTCGTGGCCCCCGAGTGGGCCTCCGCGGCGGCGCGCGCGCTCGAGCCTGGCGGCCTCCTGCGCGTCGCGTCGGACCACGCGGAGTACTGGGCCGTGATCGACGCCGTCCTGTCTGCGGAGCCTCTCTTTGCGAAGCTCTCTCCCGAGGAGGCCGGCGAGTGGTCGACCGGCACGAACTACGAGTTGAAGTTCCTGAGAAGCGGCCGGCCCATCCGGAAGGCCGTCTTCCGCCGCGTCACGACTCCGGCGTCCGCTCCATCGCCAGCAACGGCTTGAGGAACTTCCGGAAGTAGTCGAAGCCCGAGACGAGGGCCATGGCCATCATGACGTAGAGGGCCGCGCGGCCCGTCTTGCGCCAGAGGCCGATGTCGTCGAGCTTCGCGCCGAGGATCATGAGCGAGATCCCGACGATCTGCGTCCCCATCTTCCACTTGCCGAGCT is drawn from Acidobacteriota bacterium and contains these coding sequences:
- a CDS encoding HlyC/CorC family transporter; the encoded protein is MNDGLLLALYALCAIGSAFFSAAETAITSLTDSAVFRMKSEGRKGAERLERLRADLPKTLGTLLVGNTLVNAAAGSLGAGLAISAFGEKWGVLAATVLTTILLLVVSEVTPKTLAARRPEALAILFVGPVETFVRLLSPATIFFSAIARWILGPFGVGESADVTEADVKSVISLSREQGGLKREESDLLHAVLAFGDTPVRDAMVPGARIVSLDVASSFERVEAVCREHRYSRYPVTRGHEDEVIGVLHVKDLFDVTDADEATFDLSRYLRPAVFVPELKRAEDLLREMRRRRFHMAVVVAESGAVAGLVTLEDLIEQIVGDIFDEHDEPARPPVAEGTSLLVEGGYPLASLERDLAVSFDDPEAETVAGFLLRKFGRIPRAGARTRAGGVEFLIERATPRAIERVRILRPDAPRPADDADNRKATPS
- a CDS encoding isocitrate/isopropylmalate dehydrogenase family protein, with protein sequence MVTLVPGDGIGPEITAAVVEILAAAGAPITWERHDAGEVAFRDTGNPLPPDIVASIHRTKVCLKGPVTTPIGGGYKSVNVSLRQALDLYANLRPVKNLPNVASRYGDLDLVVVRENTEDLYSGIEHVVVPGVVESIKIITEKASTRIARFAFEYARTHGRRRITAVHKANIMKLSDGLFLDCFRTVAKEYADIQADDVIVDAACMKLVMNPKQFDMLLLENLYGDIISDLASGLVGGLGITPGANLGTQCAVFESVHGSAPDIAGKGIANPTALLLSATMLLRHIGEDERAARIEKALNAAMADGSAKTRDVGGTATTAAYAQAVIARL
- a CDS encoding (2Fe-2S)-binding protein, with the translated sequence MPKVVFLNEGRRSEVAAGTTVLAAADALRVPIGRVCGGGGTCSTCRVEVVAGSENLSPIGENEIAYDLGPNVRLACQAHVLGDVGVRVLVIPRALVV
- the trmB gene encoding tRNA (guanosine(46)-N7)-methyltransferase TrmB, with product MSRPSVRRALKRSGVVLPPRPPRTGPRNLGRVPPPKIFLPGESAEAGVVDFSAIFGRTAPVEMEIGVGKGRFLLGAAAADRERDFFGLEIEAEYAAIVRVRAERAGLTNVRVERLDGKAFVRARLAAGCLAALHVYFPDPWPKKRHHKRRLVAPEWASAAARALEPGGLLRVASDHAEYWAVIDAVLSAEPLFAKLSPEEAGEWSTGTNYELKFLRSGRPIRKAVFRRVTTPASAPSPATA